The segment ACGCGGCTTCTCTAGAACGCCCAGTAGCCGCGACCGAAGGCCAGCCCGAAAAACACCAGCGCGACGAAGGACACTCCCACGAGCGGGAGGTAGAGCCAGCGGCTCGTGAGGCGCCCGGCCAGAAGGAAGAGCGGATACATGCCGAGGAGATATCGGGGGATGCTCAGCCAGAAGGGCAGAAAGGTGACCATTACCGTGACGACCGTCGCGTAGGCGGCGTCGGAGGGTCGCAACCGCAACCAGCTCAGCGCCGTCGCGAGGTAGGCCGCGATGCCGCCGGCGATCTCGCCACCGCCGACCGTGAGCTTTTCCCATGGCACGCGCCAGCTGATGCCATTCACCGCGCCGGCCAGCCCGCGCCAGGGGGCGGCGAGCGAATGTGCCCAGTGTTCCCTCTGCACGGTGACGAAGGCGAGGGGATCGCCGAGGACGAGCAGGTTGGTCAGGAGGTAGGTGAAGAACCCGAGCGCGACCAGCAGCGGCGGGACGATCACCTGCCAGAGGCTGCTTAGCGCGCGCCGCGCGGCAACCAGTTCGATTATCAGGAAGGGAAGGAGCGCCAGCCCGGTGAGCCGCGATGCCGCGGCGAGGCCGCCCAGCAGGCCGGCCCACAGCCAGCGCTGCCGGCGCGCCGCCAGGACGGCGCCGAAGGTCAGCGCGCAGAAGAGCGCCTCCGTGTAGCCGACGAGTAAGAAGTACGCGGTGGGGAAGACGGTGAAGAACGCTGCCGCGCGCCAGGCCGCCTTCTCGTGCCCATCCACGCGGGCCACCTCGTAAAGGAGGATGGCGGCGACCACCCCTGCGATGTTGCTGATCAGCAACGCCGAGGTTCGCGCCGGAAGCCCGAGGGCCGACACCGCGCTGATCAGGGCCGGATAGAGCGGGAAGAAGGCGATCAGGTTGCGGGCATCGCCGACCGCTCCGTAACCGTGAGTGGCGAGGTAGACGTAATGCCGGGCATCCCACTTGTCCCACGTCTGGCCGAGCGCCGTCAACGGGTCGGGGGCGGCCCCGAACTCGATCAGGGTGAGGGTGACAAGCACCGCCTTGACCAGCAGCGCGAGCGCAAGCAGGCTCAACCAGGGGCGCAGCCGGTCCGCCGGAAGCCCGGCGATCGATGGCGTTGGCGTACCATAGCGACTCGACGGCCTGCCGGCCACCTCACTGAGTGACCTCACCAGCCTGGCTTCCCATTTTCCGCGCCATCGCCGCGGAGATCCGCGCCACGATCCCGCCGCTCGCCGGCACGCCCCGGGGACGCGAGGAGGTCGGCCTCGGCGCCGGCGGCGACCGGACCGTTTATCTCGACCAGCTTGCCGAAGAGATCGTGGTCCGCCACCTGGAGCAAGCCTATCGCAGCGGCTTGCGCTTCCGGCTGATCTCCGAGGAGCTCGGTGAGCGCGACTTTGGCGGCGAGCCGCTGGTGCTGGCCGACCCGCTGGACGGGAGCTACAACGCCAAGATGGGGCTGCCATACTATGCGGTCGTGCTGGCCGTCACTGAGGGTGACCGGTTTTCAGACGTGCGGCTCGGTTACGTCCAGAACCTGGTGACCGGAGACGAATACCACGCGATTTCCGGAGCCGGAGCGTTTCATCTAGGTGAGCCACTTCGGCCGACACCCCCGGCATTTGACGGCCGCTCCATTCCGCTGGTCCAGTTCGACGCGCCGTCCGGGGTGGAACCGCGCGAGCGAGCCGCGCCGATCTTCGCCCTGGCGGAGAAGGTCCGCCAGCTCGGCTCGGCGGCGCTCAACCTCTGCCACACCGCGTCCGGTGGGGTCGCGCTCCAGGTGACGCCCGCGCCGGTGCGGTCCTTCGACCTGGCGGGCCCGCTCCTCATCCTCCGGGAGGCCGGCGGGATCGCGACCGACTATCAGGGCGGGTCGATCGAGTCGGTCTCGGTTCGATTGGACACACGCACCACGCTGCTGGCGTCGCTATCCCCGCAGATTCACGCCTATGCGCTCGAGGTGTTGGGGGCGCGGGTTCGCTGATGCTGGAGCCGGAGCAGACCACCTTCATCCTGCTCTCCTTCGAGGGTCCCGACGAGTACTCGCAGGCCGGCGGGCTGGGCGTGCGGGTCAAGGAGCTGTCGCGGGCGCTGGCGGAGCGAGGCTTCGAGACGCACCTGTTCTTCGTCGGCGATCCCAATCTGCCATCCGATGAGAGCGCGCTCGACGGGCGGCTGTGGCTGCATCGCTGGAGCCAGTGGATCAGCCGCTTTCACCCGATTGGCGTCTACGACGGCGAGGATGACAAGGTCGCCGATCTCAACCGCAGCCTACCGGACGCGCTGGTCAAGGGGTACATCGAGCCGGCTATTGCGGGTGGGAAGACGGTGGTCGTGCTCGGTGAGGAGTGGCACCTCGCGCACGCGATGAGCCTGATCTCGGATGTCCTCTACTTCGCCGGGCTGCGAGACCGCTGCCTCCTGCTCTGGAATGCGAACAATCACTTCTCCTTCCATCGCATTAACTGGGGTCAGCTCTCCTTCGTTTGCACGCTGATGACGGTGAGCCGTTACATGAAGCACATCATGTGGCGCTGGGGCGTCAACGCGATCGTGGTGCCCAACGGCATCCCCGGGTCGATGATCGCCCGGGTGAGCCAGGCGCAGGTGCGAGCGGTGCGCGCGGCGGTGAATGCGTCCGCGTTCCTCTTCAAGATTGGCCGCTTCAGCCCGGACAAGCGCTGGCACCAGGCGATCGCTGCCGTCGCGCAGCTGAAGGAGCGCGGGGTCACCACCCGCCTCCTGATGCGCGGCGGCCTCGAGCCCTTCGGCGGTGAGGTGCTCGATTTTGCGGAACAGCGGGGGCTGCGGGTGGCACGGCTGTCTACCCGCATCGACGATGTCGCCGCGCTGGCGAAGACGCTGAAGGAGCATCAAGACGCCGACATCTGGAACGTCACCGCGTTCCTACCGGACGACCTGTTGCCGGTGCTCTACGCCTCGGCGACCGCCACCCTGGCAAACAGCGGGCACGAGCCGTTCGGCCTGGTGGGCCTGGAGGCGATGGCCTCCGGTGGCATCGCGTTCGTCGGCGCCACCGGCGAGGAATACGCCGAGCCGTTCAAGAACGCGATCGTCATCGAGACCGAGGATGCGGCCGAGATCGTGGCGTACGTGAACCACCTGGCGGCGCGTCCGGAGACGGCGCGCAACCTGCGGATCGCCGCCCAGCGGACGGCGCGAGACTACACCTGGCAGCGCGTCATCGACATCTTCTTGCAACGCCTCGAATTCGTCGCCCTGAAGCAGGGGCTGAACGTCCCGTCTGAGAGGATAGATACCGATGCCTAACAGCCTGGTCATCTACATGGTGGTGCACCAGCCGCGCAGGATCCGGCTGCCGGCCCAGCTGATCCCCCGCGGCACCGCGCCCGAGAAGATGGACGCCCTGATCTTCGACGATCAGATGGACCGGCGCTACTTCGACAAGGTCGCCAAGTACTGCTACCGGCCGGCCACCGAACTCTTCCAGTCGTTGGTGGACAAGGGCATGAAGATATCGCTCGGCTTCTCGGTTTCGTTCCTGCTGCAGATGCGGCGCTACGGTCCGGACGTGCTGGCCGGCTTCCAGAAGCTGGTCAGCCACGAGAACGTCGAGCTGGTCGCGGTCGAGCCCTATCACTCCTTCATCTTTTATCTCGACATCGGCGCCTTCGCCGAGCGGATGGCGTGGGGCAAGCACCAGCTCGAGGACACCTTCCAGAAAACGATCACGGTCACCGACACGACCGAGATGTTCATGTCGAACGATGTCTACTTCCAGTTGCAGCTCAACGGGTTCAAGGGCGCCGTCATGGACGGCCGGCCCTGGGTGATGGGCTGGCGCGAGCCGACGCACCTTTACCGCTATCCCAACGAGGAGATGCGGCTCTTCACCCGCCATTACGAGCTGAGCGACGACGTCGGCTACCGCTTCAGCAACCGCCAGTGGAATGGCTGGCCGCTGATGGCCGATACCTACGCGACCTGGGTCCGGCAGGCGATGGGCGAGTTCGTCTTTATCGCCTGGGACTTCGAGACCTTCGGCGAGCACCACCGGGCTGACTCGGGCATCTTCCCCTTCATGCACGCGCTCCACGCCGACTTCGCCAAGAACAAGATGCACTACCTGTCGCCATCGGAGGCGATTGCCACCTTCAAGGACGCCCACGAGATGCCACTGCCGGAGTACGGATGCACCTGGGCCGGAGATGGCGGCATGGACTTCTTCCTGGGCAACGAGGCGCAACAGGGCATCTTCCGGCTGATGCACCACATCTACAACAAGGCGAAGCTGACCAAGCACCCGCACCTGATCGACATCGCCATGTGGTTACTACAGTCCGACAACCTTCACTTGATTCAGTGGTTCTCCAAGGCCGGCGCGCAGGCCGAGGTCTCCGCCTACTTCACCCCGGATGAATGGTGGGAGCTCGGCGGCCTGGGCATCCTTCGCGAGCAGCAGCGGGTCTACGTCAACTTCCTCCGCGCGATGGACGAGTATGTGTGAGTCGAAACGGCCGCTCGCGGTTACCGGCTAGCGCACATCGGGACCCGCGGAAAACCGGGATACGGCGAGTCCTTTACGGCTGATACTCAGCCACCCTAGAATTCCGAAAGGAATGGAAGAGGGGGGACTGTTGTGAGTGGCGTCCCGGCTTCTATTCCGACGAACGACGAACCACCCGTCCTCGTCGCCGACGACGACCGCGACGTCCGGACGATGCTGCGGACGCTGCTCGAGCTCGATGGCCACGAGGTCATGGAAGCCAAGGACGGCGAAGAGGCCTGGCGGCTGTGCGTCGAAGTCCAGCCGGCGGTCGTGGTGGCCGACATCCAGATGCCGGGGATCGACGGGCTACAACTCTGCCGGCGGATCCGTGAGAGCCGCTACTCGCCGGACATCAAGGTCATCGTCTACACCGCCGGGATGGCGACCCCTGAGGAGGCCAAAAAGGCCGGCTGCGACGAGTACTTCCTGAAGACCGATCCCTTGCCAAAGCTGCGCGACAAGGTCCGCCAATACACGAGCGCCCGTCCCGGACCGGCCACGCTCTAGCCCTTACCCGGGGCCCTCACCAGGGGGCGAATACGATCCGTATTCGGCGGCTGCAAGGTCGGCCAGCGCGCCCGGGTTATACCGCAGGGGTGCCTTCCTTGCCCGTGCCTCCGTTTCCGGCCGTGGTCGCGGTGGCCATTGGCGTGCTGCTCTTGCTGCGGCTCGTCGGTGGATCCATGCCCTGGGGCCAATTGATGATCGCCGTCGGCCCGGACGGCCGCCCGATGCGACCGCGCGTCAAGTGGCACCTGTGGACCATTTGCCGTGGCGAGCCACCACTGATGACGGCCGCGCTCGGTTTTGTGTCTATCGTGCTCGGGTTGCTGGCGCTTTACTTTGTCGGGCCGGAGCTGGCAGAGGCCATCAGCCACCCGGTGGCGCGCTGGCTCGTGTACCTGATGCTCTTCACCCTGGGGGCGTCCGGCACGGTCGTGCCGGTCGGCGTCATCGTCCTCGTCCGCAGCGGCCTCGACCTTGCCGCCCGGCGATCCTCCATGGTCGGCGTGGTGGTGGGCATGCGCCGCGACGTCGGCCTCTTCGGCCGGACCTACCGCGTCGCCATTCAGGGCGGAGATCGCGTGATGACCAAACGACTTTGGGCCGAGGCATTCCGCGTCAACCGCACGACCTTCGATCGGCTGCGGCCGGGTGACCGCATCACCATCGAGTACTCACCACATCTGCGCTACGTCTACCACATGGTCATGCCGGAACCGCTGAAAAAAGCGGTCGGTTAGCTAGACTCTTTCCCCGTGACGCGCCCCCTGCATGTGGCCTTCGTCTGGCACATGCACCAGCCTTATTACAGGGATGACCTGACCAACAGTTTCCTGCTGCCATGGGTCCGGCTGCGCGCCGCAAAGGACTACTACAAGATGCCGGCCCTGCTCGACGATTACCCGGCCATCAAGCAGACCTTCAACCTGGTGCCGGCACTGGTGAAGCAGCTCCAGGATTACGTCGACGGTGGGTCCCAGGACGTCTACCTGGACCTCGCCCGCCGTCCGGTCGCGACGCTCAGCGGCGACGAGCGCGCCTTTATCGCGCGATGGATGACCGAGTCGAGCCAGATCCGGCGCGTCCGTCAGTATCCGCGCTACCTGGAACTCGTGCGCAAGCGGGAGCAGGCCTGGTCGCGCGCGTCCAACGACGGCATGGCGACGCTCTTCTCCGACGAGGAGCTGCGCGATCTACTCGTGTGGTTCAACCTTTCATGGATCGGCCCCGAGGTGATGGAGCACGACCCGGAGATTGCCGAACTCGTCCGCAAGGGGCGGTTCTTTTCTGACGCCGACGTCGAGCCCGTGCTGCGGGTCCAGTTGGCACTGCTCGGCAAGGTGCTGCCCAAGTATCGCGAGCTGCAGGAGCGCGGGCAGGCGGAGCTGATCACCAGCCCCTACTACCATCCCATCCTGCCGCTGATCGCGGACCTTGGCATTGCGCGCGTGGCACGACCCGACCTGGCGATGCCGCGGCGGCCGTTCAAGCATCTCGACGACGCGGCCGAGCAGCTGCGCCTCGGCATCGAGACGCATACGCAGTGCTTCGGCCGCCGGCCGCGCGGGCTGTGGCCACCGGAAGCCGCCATCTCCGATGACGCCGTGCGGTTGGCGGCCGATCACGCACTCGAATGGATGCTCAGTGACGAGGGCGTCCTCTCGCGGTCACTCCCGAGCCCGATCACGCGAGATGCGCAGGGGCAGGTGACACAGGCCGGCCTGCTCTACCAGCCCTACCGCGTGCAGGGCAACGGGCCGCCGATTCATCTCCTCTTCCGCGACTCGCGGCTCTCGAACGCGATTGGCTTCGAGTGCCAGAACTCGCCCGCCGAGCAGGCGGCCGGGGACCTCGTCGACCGGCTTCGCGCCATCCAACAGCAGCAGGAGGACACGCCGTTCCTGGCGGTGATTGCCCTGGACGGCGAAAACTGCTGGGATTCGTATGAGGCCAACGGCAACCCCTTCCTCAATTCGCTCTACAGCCGCCTGATGCAGGAGCCTCAGCTGAAAGCGGTGACGGTTTCGGAATTTCTCGGGGCCTTTCCCGCCGACGGCTCGCTGTCCCGCATTCATCCCGGCTCCTGGATCAACGCGAACTTCGATACCTGGGTCGGCGACGAGGAACACAACGTGGCCTGGGACCTGCTGGCCGAGGCGCGGGATTTTCTCAGCGAGCGTGAACGACAGGCGGATGAGCCTGAGTCGCTCGCGTCGGCGCGCCGCGAGGCGCTGATCGCCGAGGGCAGCGACTGGTTCTGGTGGTTTGGCCGATCGCACGATTCGGGGATGGACCAGATCTGGGATAGCCTTTTCAGGCTCCATCTCCGCAACATCTATATGTCGCTGCGGCGGCCGCCCCCCGCCAACCTCTATAGGCCGATCGCCAGGGACGCCGGGGGATCAGCCTCCAAGCGGCCCGATCGCAAGATCACGCCCAAGCTCAACGGCCAGGTGGATGAGGCGGAGTGGGAGGCGGGCGGATACGTGGACGTCAGCGCGCTCTTCGGCGCGATGCACCCCCCGAAGGGCGCCGTGCGGCGGATCTGGTTCGGTCACGACGATCACAACCTTTACTTGCGATTCGATTTTCTCCCCGCCGATCGGCCGCGGCCGGTTGAGCTCGAGATCTTCTTCTCGGGCAGTCCGACGCAGCGCAGTGACGGCAACCTCGGTTTCGACCCCGCGTTCCGCTTGACGGCGCGGCCCAGCGGTTCAGACGTGGAGTTGGAGTTGCGGGCGGTGCCGCCTGATGCGCACTCGGCGCAGCCGCGCTGGGCGGGCCGTACCACCGGTGGTGAGGCGGTCGCGTTTGCCGTGCCCTTCGACGCGCTCGGGCACGACCCCGGCGAGACGGTCGAAATGGTGGCGGTCGCCCACGAGGGCGGCAAGGCCGTGGAACAGCTGCCTCCCTCCGGCTCGATCCCGGTGCGGGTGCCGGGCGACGTCTTTTCTGGACGCCACCAGCAACCACTGAAGATCTTGCTGGTCGCGGCCGAGGTCGCACCCTTTGCCAAGGTGGGCGGCCTGGCCGATGTGGCCGGCGCGCTGCCCAAGGCGCTCAAGGCGATGGGTCACGACGTCCGCGTCGTCATGCCTCGCTACGGCAGCATCGACGTCGAGAAGTACGGATTACGACGCATCGTCAGCAATCTCGGGGTCCCGCTGGCGCACCAACCGGTCAATGCGGACGTCCTCGAGGGACGGATCGCCGGCGAGGTGCCGATCTACTTCATCGAGAACCAGCAATTCTTTGGGCGCGACGGCATGTACGGCTTCTGGGACGACGACGCGCGTTTCATTTATTTCAGCCGGGCGGCGCTCGAGATGCTGCGGCCGCTGGACTTCCGCCCCGACGTGATCCACGTCAATGACTGGCACACGGCGGTGATTCCCAACATGCTGGCGCGGCTCTACGGCGCTGATCCCTTCTACGCCGACATCGCCACGGTGCTCACCATTCACAATCTCGCCTTCCAGGGCGTCTTCGGTTACGGCGCGCTGCAGCTGGCGGACCTGGAGCAATGGGGCCTGATCAAGCCCGGTATGCCCGGACTCGACGACATCGTCAACCTCCTCGGCCGCGGGCTCTATTTCTCCGACGTCGTCAACACCGTCAGCAATCGTTATGCGGAAGAGATCCTGACGCCCGAGTACGGCGAAAAGATGGACCCGCTGCTGAGCGTCTTTCGCAGCAAGCTGCACGGGATCATCAATGGCATCGACTACGACGTCTTCAACCCCTCGACGGACGCGTCGCTGGCCACCCTCTACGACATCGGCAGCATCGAAAAGAAGGTTGAGAACAAGCTCGCGCTGCAGAAGGAAGTCGGTCTCCCGCAGGACCCGGCGATCCCGGTGATCGGCCTGATCTCTCGGCTGTACGACCAGAAAGGCCTCGACCTGATCGCCAACATCATGTGGGGGCTGATGCGGCTGAACCTGCAGCTCGTCGTGCTCGGTGCCGGCGATGCCCGATACGAGGAGATGTTCCGGGCCAACGCCCGCGACAACCCGCGGAAGGTCTCCGCCACGATCGGGTTCAAACCGGTGCTGGCACAGCATATTTACGCCGGCTCGGATATGTTCCTGATGCCGTCGCGGTTCGAGCCGTGCGGCCTCGGCCAGCTGATCAGTCTTCGCTACGGGACCATCCCCATCGTGCGCGCCACCGGCGGCCTGGCCGACACCATCGACGACTGGGACCCGGTGCGGCAGACGGGCAACGGCTTCGTCTTCACCGCCTACGACCACTGGGACCTGTTCGCCCAGGTCGTCCGGTCGCTGGAAACTTTCCGTCAGCGGTCGCTCTGGCGGCGGCTGCAAGCCAATGCCATGTCGACGGACGTCAGCTGGGCCAACTCCGCGGAAAAATACGTGGGTCTTTACCGGGCGGCGATGGGAAATCACGCCGATTCACGGGAGTATTCCGCGGCTGCCGCTGACCCCAACAGCTGGTAAGAACGGGGCTCCGCCGGCACCAGAAAAGGCCGTTGGTCTAATAGAGGTTAATATTTGGGGCCTTTTCTTTACGAAGTGACACCGGTTGATGCATGATTACGGCGATTCGGCGCTAGCAAGCAACGCTGGACCACTCATCTTTGCCTGGAAGGGAGGTAATCGCGTATATGGATCAATCTATCGGCAAGTTGCGATGGTTGCGCGCTTCGACGCTCATCGCTGGGGTCGCTGTTCTTGTTTCCGCCTGCGGTAGCTCGACCAGTGGGACTCCGACGAAGGAGACACTGGCGTCGAGCTACAACCCCGTCAACGGCACCAAGGGAGGGCAGCTGATCTTCTCGGATTGGGAGCCCGTCCAAGACCTGAACGTGATCGCGAGCTCGGCCCAGACCACGCTGCAGGTGGCCGCCGGGCCCATCTGGTCGATGTTGTGGGGGTTCGATTCGCAGAACAAGCCGATCCCCGACCTCGTCACTGACGTGCCGACCACCGACAACGGCATGGTCAAGAAGATCGACGCGACCCACATGGACATCACGATCAAGCTGAAGTCTGGCTTGAAGTGGTCGGACGGCTCGCCGCTGACGAGCGCCGACGTCAAGTTCACCGTCGACGCGTATTGCAACCCGGATGTCGGCGCATCGAGCCAGCTGGGCTACGACCACATCGCGTCGCAGGAGATCAAGGACGCCCAGACCGTGATCTGGCACCTCGGCCCCAACAAGGCTGGTACCTGCGGATTGGCGGCTGACATACCCAGCGGCGTCTACTCGCCGTACATCGCTACCTTCGCCACAACCTATGTTGTGCCCCAGGCGGCGCTGTCGAGCATCCAGCCCAAGAACTGGGCGACCTCCGACTACTTCACGAAGAAGCCGACCCCGACCAGCGGTCCCTACATGGTCCAGGACTTCGCGCCGGGACCCGCGGCGATCGTCACGCTGGTTCCGAACCCGAACTACGCGGCGGGACGGAGTGGGGCCAAGTTCTTCGGCCACGCACCCTTTCTGAACAAGCTGACCTACAAGATCTACGGCGACAAGTCCTCGCAGATCGCGGGGATCAAGGCGGGCGACACCGACCTGGGCCTCGACCTGATCGCCAAGGACCTCCCCTCGCTGCAGGGGTGGACCGGCGGCAAGTCGGTTTACGCGAACGGGTTGCTCAACGAGGGGATCTACTTCAACCTCGGGAACAACGAGATCGGCTGCAAGGCGCAACAGTACGCTGCAACCTGCGGCAAGGCGACCCCGTGGAAGGATGACAAGCTGGTTCGCCAGGCGATCTGGCTCGCCTCCGACCTGACCGCGATGAACACGCAGCTCGTGGGCGGCATCGGCAAGCCCATGAACACGTTCCTTCCGTCGACGCTGTCACCCTTCTACGACACGAGCGTTGCGGCCTTCACCCGCAACGTGAGCAAGGCGAACTCGCTGCTCGACCAGGACGGGTGGACCAAGGCGGCTGACGGCACCCGCAGCAAGAGCGGCGTCAAGCTGGCCTGGACGCTGAGCACCACCTCCGGCAACCCGCAGCGGGCGGCCGAGGAAGAGCTCCTGATCAGCAACTGGAAGGAGATCGGCGCGACGGTGACGACCAAGAACTGGCCCGCCGGCCAATTCTTCGACAGCTGGACGGGCGGTGGGGTCAACGCCACGGGCCAGTACGACATGTCGCTCTATGCCAACAGCTTCGCGCCGGATCCGGACTCCTGGGCGTCGCTGGCCCTTCCGAGTCAGATCCCCACCGCGGCGAACCCCTCTGGGGCGAACTGGGACCGGATGAACGATCCCAAGCTGACCGACCTCTTGACCCAGGGCGAGAACACGATCGACGTCAATGCGCGCGTCGCGCTCTACAAGCAAGCACAGACCGAGTGGGCCGACTACGTTGGCTACTTCGGGCTCTACGAGCGGCCTGACGTCTTCGGCGTTGGCAACAACTTCGGCAACTTCTTCCCGACGGCGAATACCTGCGTTTCGACCTGCAACGCCCCAGACTGGTTCCGGAAGGGGGCGTCCTAGCCGACTGACTTCGACCCGAAGGTTGAGAGCGGCCACCGGGCCGCTCTCAACCCGATCTCCTCCCAGGCGCCGTCGGCGAGAGTAGAATCCAGCAAGGGTAGGAAGGCCACATGATTGGGTTTATCGGGCGCCGCATCCTTCAGTCGATCCCGACCCTCATCCTGATCTCGTTACTCCTCTTCTTCGGGATGCAGGCGGTGCCGGGTGGCCCCCTGTCGGCCTTCGCCTTCCGCCCGGGGATGAGCAACGCCGCCCGGCAGGCCATCGTCCACCAGTGGGGCCTCGACCAACCCGTCTACATTCAGTACGTGCAATGGGTGAAGTCGATGGTGACCGGCAACTGGCAGTTCTCGTTCTTCATGCACCGCTCCGTTCGTGAGGTGATCTTTCAGCGGCTGCCGGCGACTGCGATCTTGATGGTGACGGCCTACGTGATCCAGCAGCTTATCGCGCTGCCCGCCGGGATCATCGCGGCGTTACGGCGCTATTCGTTCTTCGATCAGGCGGTGACCTTCTTCTCCTACGTCGGCTACTCGATGCCCACGTTCTGGCTGGGGCTCATGCTGCTGCTGATCTTCGCCGTCATGATTCCCATCCTCCCGGTCGCCGGCATCATCGACATCCGCGCCGCGGGGGCGCCCTTCCTGACGGCTGATTACAACGCCTGGTTCGGGCAGCACCCAATCGCCGGCATCCTGGACATCTTGAGCCATATCGTGCTGCCCGCAACCACGATCGCCATCGTTGGCATTGCCGGGGACTCGCGCTTCATGCGCTCGTCGATGCTCGACGCGATCCACCAGGACTACGTCCGGACCGCCCGGGCCAAAGGGTTGAGCGAGCGCGTCGTGGTTCTCAAACACGCTCTGCGCAATGCGTTGCTCCCGGTTGTGACCAACATCGGGATTGAGCTGCCACTCCTCTTCTCGGGCGCGGTGGTCACCGAGGCCATTTTCAGCTGGCCCGGGATGGGCCAGTTATTCTTCCAGGCACTGGAGGCGTTCGACTACCCCCTCTTGATGGGCATCCTGTCGGTTTCTGCCGTCCTGATCATTCTGTTCAACCTGCTGGCCGACATCGCCTACGCGTACATCGACCCGAGAATCTCCTATGCTTGACAGCCGCCAGCTCGCCGGCGAGACGCTGATCCCGGTCGGGACGGGCGCAGGCGTGGAAGACGTCGACTCGGTCGGCGTCAGGCAGTTCAGTTTCCGGGAGCTGACCGCCCGGCGGTTCATGAACCATCCCACCGCGAAATGGGCGCTGCTCGCGCTCGGCATCCTGGTCGTGTTGTGCTATGGTGCGCCGCTCTGGCATCTGTTGTTTCCCAACTACATCCAGGCCCCCGACCAGTTCTCGTTGCTCGACGCCGGCACCGGTCCCTCGCTGAAGCACCTGATGGGAACCGATTCCTACAACGGCCACGACATCTTCAGCCTGGTGCTCTACGGCGGTCGGTTTTCGATCTTCATCGGCATCGGGTCGATGGTGATTGCCGTGATCATCGGCGTCGGCTGGGGGGCGACGGCCGGCTACTTCGGCCATGCCCTGGACGCCGTCCTGATGCGCATCACCGATGTCTTCCTGACCGTCCCGGCCCTGCTGCTGGTGCCGCTGGCCGCCAGGGTCTTCGGGGAAGCCTCACCCTGGAAGATCGCACTGATCTTCGGACTGCTGAGCTGGCCCTCGATCTCGCGCATCGTGCGAAGCATGTTTCTCTCGTTGCGCGAGATGCAGTTCGCGGAGGCGGCCCGGGCCCTGGGCGTCCCCAACAGCCGAATCATCTTCCGTCATCTCCTTCCGAACGCGGTGGGGCCGATCGTGGTGGCCTTCACCCTGGGGATCGCCAATAACATCGTGCTCGAGGCGTTCGTCAGCTTCCTCGGGTTTGGCATCCAGCCGCCCAACTACTCCTGGGGTTCGACGCTGGCCGGCGCGCAGGGCGTGCTGGTGCAGGGCAACTG is part of the Candidatus Dormiibacterota bacterium genome and harbors:
- a CDS encoding response regulator, with amino-acid sequence MSGVPASIPTNDEPPVLVADDDRDVRTMLRTLLELDGHEVMEAKDGEEAWRLCVEVQPAVVVADIQMPGIDGLQLCRRIRESRYSPDIKVIVYTAGMATPEEAKKAGCDEYFLKTDPLPKLRDKVRQYTSARPGPATL
- a CDS encoding glycosyltransferase — encoded protein: MLEPEQTTFILLSFEGPDEYSQAGGLGVRVKELSRALAERGFETHLFFVGDPNLPSDESALDGRLWLHRWSQWISRFHPIGVYDGEDDKVADLNRSLPDALVKGYIEPAIAGGKTVVVLGEEWHLAHAMSLISDVLYFAGLRDRCLLLWNANNHFSFHRINWGQLSFVCTLMTVSRYMKHIMWRWGVNAIVVPNGIPGSMIARVSQAQVRAVRAAVNASAFLFKIGRFSPDKRWHQAIAAVAQLKERGVTTRLLMRGGLEPFGGEVLDFAEQRGLRVARLSTRIDDVAALAKTLKEHQDADIWNVTAFLPDDLLPVLYASATATLANSGHEPFGLVGLEAMASGGIAFVGATGEEYAEPFKNAIVIETEDAAEIVAYVNHLAARPETARNLRIAAQRTARDYTWQRVIDIFLQRLEFVALKQGLNVPSERIDTDA
- a CDS encoding glycoside hydrolase; translated protein: MPNSLVIYMVVHQPRRIRLPAQLIPRGTAPEKMDALIFDDQMDRRYFDKVAKYCYRPATELFQSLVDKGMKISLGFSVSFLLQMRRYGPDVLAGFQKLVSHENVELVAVEPYHSFIFYLDIGAFAERMAWGKHQLEDTFQKTITVTDTTEMFMSNDVYFQLQLNGFKGAVMDGRPWVMGWREPTHLYRYPNEEMRLFTRHYELSDDVGYRFSNRQWNGWPLMADTYATWVRQAMGEFVFIAWDFETFGEHHRADSGIFPFMHALHADFAKNKMHYLSPSEAIATFKDAHEMPLPEYGCTWAGDGGMDFFLGNEAQQGIFRLMHHIYNKAKLTKHPHLIDIAMWLLQSDNLHLIQWFSKAGAQAEVSAYFTPDEWWELGGLGILREQQRVYVNFLRAMDEYV
- a CDS encoding mannosyltransferase family protein, giving the protein MRSLSEVAGRPSSRYGTPTPSIAGLPADRLRPWLSLLALALLVKAVLVTLTLIEFGAAPDPLTALGQTWDKWDARHYVYLATHGYGAVGDARNLIAFFPLYPALISAVSALGLPARTSALLISNIAGVVAAILLYEVARVDGHEKAAWRAAAFFTVFPTAYFLLVGYTEALFCALTFGAVLAARRQRWLWAGLLGGLAAASRLTGLALLPFLIIELVAARRALSSLWQVIVPPLLVALGFFTYLLTNLLVLGDPLAFVTVQREHWAHSLAAPWRGLAGAVNGISWRVPWEKLTVGGGEIAGGIAAYLATALSWLRLRPSDAAYATVVTVMVTFLPFWLSIPRYLLGMYPLFLLAGRLTSRWLYLPLVGVSFVALVFFGLAFGRGYWAF
- a CDS encoding inositol monophosphatase family protein, whose translation is MTSPAWLPIFRAIAAEIRATIPPLAGTPRGREEVGLGAGGDRTVYLDQLAEEIVVRHLEQAYRSGLRFRLISEELGERDFGGEPLVLADPLDGSYNAKMGLPYYAVVLAVTEGDRFSDVRLGYVQNLVTGDEYHAISGAGAFHLGEPLRPTPPAFDGRSIPLVQFDAPSGVEPRERAAPIFALAEKVRQLGSAALNLCHTASGGVALQVTPAPVRSFDLAGPLLILREAGGIATDYQGGSIESVSVRLDTRTTLLASLSPQIHAYALEVLGARVR